In Cryptomeria japonica chromosome 10, Sugi_1.0, whole genome shotgun sequence, a genomic segment contains:
- the LOC131077140 gene encoding uncharacterized protein LOC131077140 isoform X1, giving the protein MARLLLLFLAAYGIWCTSATESANLSVTEMSGAEYESATGLFKVSLIRISSSNPRDVQRLKSPCSLFFFVHYLQEHVSNDQNERQFTESSLTGERNVNMHRKIVEFYLDYADPQPNKDHASSAPHVPPPVKHA; this is encoded by the exons ATGGCTCGTTtgcttctcttatttcttgcagcGTATGGAATATGGTGCACTTCAGCTACAG AATCTGCAAATTTATCTGTTACGGAGATGTCTGGCGCGGAATACGAGTCTGCTACGGGATTATTTAAGGTGAGCCTCATAAGAATCTCCAGTTCGAACCCCAGGGACGTTCAGCGGCTTAAATCTCCCTGttctttgttcttctttgttcATTATTTGCAGGAACACGTGAGTAATGATCAGAATGAGCGTCAATTTACAGAAAGTTCGCTAACGGGAGAAAGGAATGTCAATATGCATCGAAAAATTGTTGAATTTTACCTGGACTATGCAGATCCCCAACCTAATAAGGATCACGCCAGCTCGGCGCCGCATGTTCCGCCACCGGTTAAGCATGCCTAG
- the LOC131077140 gene encoding uncharacterized protein LOC131077140 isoform X2, with product MARLLLLFLAAYGIWCTSATESANLSVTEMSGAEYESATGLFKEHVSNDQNERQFTESSLTGERNVNMHRKIVEFYLDYADPQPNKDHASSAPHVPPPVKHA from the exons ATGGCTCGTTtgcttctcttatttcttgcagcGTATGGAATATGGTGCACTTCAGCTACAG AATCTGCAAATTTATCTGTTACGGAGATGTCTGGCGCGGAATACGAGTCTGCTACGGGATTATTTAAG GAACACGTGAGTAATGATCAGAATGAGCGTCAATTTACAGAAAGTTCGCTAACGGGAGAAAGGAATGTCAATATGCATCGAAAAATTGTTGAATTTTACCTGGACTATGCAGATCCCCAACCTAATAAGGATCACGCCAGCTCGGCGCCGCATGTTCCGCCACCGGTTAAGCATGCCTAG